acatctgAAGTATGCTTGATGGTGTGTGTCTTTACGAGTTTTGCATAATCGGTTGTAAGAAACCATTCACAATCTGGCTTGTttagcattttgaggaaatgatTTTTCAACACATATAAGTTCTTTTCGATCAAATTTACCAACAGGTACCAACATGAGTCCATTCTCTAACAATGCATTATCTATAAATGGCGATGATTCGTGACAGCGAACTTCAATAGTGAATATATCCGTAATGTGctcaacaaaatgtttaatatgaATACTAATATGATGAGCCAATGCCTTTCCTACATCTCCATAGATATCCaagttacaaaatatttcacCATTGCTAAGCTTGAAATAACTTCCAAAGGTTATAATACTGTTCTTATTATTGTCCAGATACGACGCCACTGCTTTTGTTCTTCCCATGAGTATCAGTGGAACGTTTGATTCCATAAGTCGGTATGGAACAGTGTCTATAATCAATCGGTTGTCTTTAAACATCTGTGAATAAAAGTCCCTGTCTTTAATAGTTTGTATTAAGTCATTTTGATTCAGAACCTTAGTTCTTTCCAGTGTTTCTTTCTCAGGTAAATGTTCTTTTAATGCATGTTTATTAGCCTGATAAAACAcacaaatctaaaaataaaattactttataatttaatgaaaacaacacaacggtcatttgaaaatgtagataatagtttgtttctgtgccATGAAATAAACATTCTTTCATAATAAAAGTCCCAAACGGACAAAATATTCTGTACTATTATCCAACGGACACCCACGCTAAAGTATTTGTTCCTAACGAAATAAAGGGTATAATAGATGATGCAATAGGAACAGATGTTCTGACATCGAATTTGTTAATGACAATGTTTCTAGCGGTAAACgctaatataataaacaataaaatagagCAATATCTtccaaaaataatattaaattccATTTAAGAATGAGAAATGATGGGTTAATCATATTTAATGAAGAAGGTGAACAAAgtgaacaaatatttgaaatatcacattttttaattctttcGGAGGTATGAGAAATTACAAGGGATAACAGCACTAATTTGACAATCGTATATATAAGgtctatatataaaatatgtagcCGGTTTCATCCTAACGAAAAATATGGAAGAAACAAAATATGAGAAAACAAAtggtaaacatattttgaatatcttaAACCGGTCATCACgaaatttttgtataaaattcgGAAAGATCCGATTgctaaaaacataacaaaaatattcagaTCTAACCCAGGTACCgctttaaaaaacaataagaatATTACCAACATGATAATTAGTGTTCAAGTCGAAGACATCAATTCACTATACCCCACCAAGGGACGCTTTAGTATACAATCATTATACTGTGAAACAGACGTAAGAAGCCGTGATGCCGGTTTATTTCAAGAGATTACGTACAAGGGATAATAGATTGGTTCTTTGTATATTCATGCATATACCCGGCATGGTATCTTCACGAAACTAATAAATGATTTAACATGGAGACTTCTGTATATTATCAAATCTGTGCTAATAAAACATACATGACAGTTTTTTCGGAGCAGTGCTAACTGCTTTCTCTATTAGATCTTGTGTAGATTTATGATCGATTAGATAATGGAAATAAAGACAATAAGacttttcattatatatatacgaatataaaacaaagatgCTGATCTTTTTTATCAGTTTCTTGAGTCTGTAAAAGACTAACTAAAACGTagacctatatatatatatatatatatataaaaaaaaaaaaaaattggtatgattgccaatgagacaactgtcaacacaagaccaaaaatggtacagaagttaacaactatatacACGTGTAGtgaatttgagaaaaaaactgctatgatagttatcaaaggtaccaggattattatttagtacgccagacgcgcgtgtcgtctacacaagactcatcagtgacgctcatattcaaatatttatcaagccaaactagtacaaatttgaagagcattgagcatccaaataccaaaaagttgtgcccaatacggctaaggtaatctatacctgggataagaaaatcattagtttttcgaaaaattctaagttatgtaaataggaaatttataaaagatgaccatattattgatattcatgtcaacacagaagtgttgacttctgggctgatgataccctcggggagaaaacgtccaccagcagtggcatcgacgtgtaaatagttatcaaaggtacaaggattataatttagtacgccagacgcgcgttttgtctacataagactctaTGAAACAGACACACATCTAtcgaaatataaaatatgaaaggGCCGCTTCTGATGAGGGTTTACCTGGGAATATTCCAGAAAGAACCCGAAACATTGCAAATTAAATTCTAGAGAATTAAGCAACTATTATTAAAAGCACGTAGGTTCAGGTCAGAAATGTTGATACGATACCATGAAAAAGTGGGTTTATGGAGATTTTATGAAACTATTCTATATTTGGTTCCGTTTTTGTATAATACATCAACAAACCCGttcgtttttttaattgatattcagTTGTCctttctgggccttttatagcatgGTTTCtggtaaaacaaattattcaatGTTAAAGGCCGTTTGGAGACATATAGTTGTTTAGTTGTATGTCATTTTGGTGTCTGCTGAAGAGTTGCCTGGATGGACAATCTTAACACATCAagtttaaatattgatataatataacaataccCTTTTCGCAACAAATTGATATGCGCCATTCCTTATTTCCTGATAGATAGTTGGTACATTTGTGCCAGTAGTAAATACAACATGTGTCAAACTCGTGTTTTGTTCCATGATGAATTGTTTAAGTTTTCCCAATACACCTTTGCCTCGTGTGTCTTTTCGTATACGACCACTTCTCATAACTCCAGTTGTTCCACCGTCTACCAGGTATGCAATTTGGAAGCCAGCCTTGAAAGAAAGCATTAGCAGATCTCAAAAATGCAGGTTTTcattaatccacgaaaattggtacccataaaataaaagaatccacagtaacaatatatataaagatttttttattaaagatatgAGGTGGTAGGAATTTTCCCAAAAAGTATTTATAGGACTCGAGTTTATAAGAAGCATTTATATTCACTTACTCAATATTGATCAATAAAGACAGAATTGTATTTAAGAGAGAAATTGAGAAGAGaagagaaaataataaataaataaaacactaatgcaaaacaaaaacaaaagaaaaaaaactagagaaaaaaaataatagtaaaaataaaatgtcctTGCAATTTGGAATTTCGGCAACAGTATTCTTTTTCCTAAGATACAACATTAAATAAATTTGGCAAAGTTGGTTTTccattttaaataattgatacaaacacaaaacagatataaagaATGTTTATGCATTTTAGGcacaaaacaagaacaaaagacaataaacaataaacaacatataccagtatattatataaaaacatatatgtttgtGTGAGAAGgctaaaacaaaatacacaataaCATTACATAGGGTAATGCTAAGTTGCTTAAGTGTATTATTCTTActcttttgtttgttattttattcattttttaactgcactggttttaattttttagaaGGACATGTTTAGTTACCAATCCGTTCTATATTTAATCCTCAattaaagaaattcaaaatatgtatttttttatatagctaCATACTATGTTGCCATCAAGGATGTACACATAAGCTTTAATGCATTCATTTTTCATCAACATGTGAAAGTAATCCGATAGATAATCGCCGTCATAGTCTTTCCCGGGTAAAATCGAGATCACTGCTTTATAATCCCCAATCGTCGCTCTTCGTATAGTCTCTGTTTCCGCCAGTGACATTTTTGTGTCGGTATTTCCCGTCTGTCttaatattcaatatatctgaaaagaAGAATGTTGTTTTCCTTCATCAAGaactaaaaatttacaaatttatgtaaCAGTAATAAAGAAtagataaattttaaatacaacacaaatgatattttaatatacgaaggttaaatatttctatagttcttttttcttatttaaatatcttCGTGCTCCATATGGAAATTAACAATATTAATCTGACTCGTAATCCGAATTACAATAACACTACTTTCACACACCCAGATACCTTATAGGGTGATCTTAGaatgatgataatgataaacttatttcatttttgttcagAAACAGAAACGTTTTtgtaatatacattttcatgatAAACCGATACCGATACCGAAACCGAAACCGATTCCGTAACCAAACATATAAATGAGGTAAATGGTAAATGGTAAATGTTATAATGCTTAATGAACTAAACCCTTTTACTAAAGtatattgtttgaaatttgaatacacAGATATAGTATTACTTCAATTCAACAATTTACATGAATCTATCAAAAAGCAAAGTTAAATTCAATGCGTATAATTCGCTAATACAAGTAATATACAATTTAGATCTATGGATATAAATTTACTTATGATGTAACTAAATCAAGAAGCATGTTTCATCGAATGAAAAGAACTGTACATAGTTCTACAATATGTGCAATATCGTTCCGACCTATACCTTTAAAGAGGACCTTTAATTTACAAATGAACCAGACATATACTTAAAAAggcaaagatttttttttcagtatacaTCTTAAATGGACATCGTCATATACACTATATTCATTGTCATATACACTATATTCATTGTCATATACTCTGTATGCATCGTCATATACACAATATATTGGattttgatgcgactgtcacaCAAGAAagaggtttaactagctataaaactagatttaatccacaattttatacataagaaaatgcatgtaccaagtcaagaatattaTGTGTTTGGAAATCGGgctttttgttttgcaatttgattaaggacttgtCACATTTGTGCAAGAAGATATAATGTGGGACATTCCATAAAACGAatgcaaatttataaaattacagGTCCTCTTTAAATATATCGGTCGGAACGATATTGCGCATATTGTAGAACTATGTGTAACGCTTTCCCTACGACGGGACCTGCTTTATGATTTATGTGCAACATACATAAATTGTATCAACATCTTAAATAGTATATAACTTACGTTAGTGTATTGAATAATGGTtgaaatttaactttgtttgttTGATAGAATCATGTGAATTAATGAATTTAAGTAATAAAagtgactgtccctctggtatctttcactcCTGTTTCATCTTGTgtattaatatttcaaacaatagTATGGAGTAAAAAGGTTGAGtcaatcaacaaaataaacattgaccATTTACCTCACTACTATATTTGCTATATTTGGTTTCGGTATCGGTATCAATTTTCACCGCTTCTTTTTCTTGTGTACATGCTTCAGTTCAACTTCCAAGCAAGGACTGAAGCTCATAGACTCGGGAATGTCCGGAGAGCCGACAACCTTGCTTCGGAAGTTGGCTTCAGTTGTCAAGTATGTAACCTCAAGTTtcaaaatttctatttaaaacaccaaaaaaatagAATGGTGTTTTGAAACATCCAAGATAAATGTTTATCGGCAATGAAACGTAGGATTAATttcctacaactgtcaaattcaaggaaAACATTTTATTCCACCCTTTTTCGTATACAACTGGATATTACATGCTATTATGTGGTGGTAGTATACCATAAAGGATATGGTGTGCGATATGATCATTGTTTTCAATTGTCAATTGTGAAACAACAACTTTAGAAGAAATCTGTGAAGCAAACGACTTACGCAAAAAGGTGAAAATAGTTCACCAAGTTGTAAGAACAGGACGTTTACAGTTGGAAATCATAGACAATATTTCCTAGCGGGACGGCCAGATAATTTGGATTTATGATTGGTAGTGAGAGGTTGCTAAGACAAACACAATCACACATCAATTGATAATCTTAGCAAAAGGTTAATTTAACAGTGCTAACATTTTTTCAAGTGAAGCGAACTTTTATTCGAGAACTGAAAGCATCCTTTTGTGATTCTATTGGGGAGGAAAGACGTCAACCAAATCGTAGTTTGTTTAAACTGACTCCACAGACATTTCTTGATAGCTTTATATGTTACTGTTTACCTGTTATTGTTCTCAGGGAAAGCTATTGCtcacaaaaaattatcaaatgtaACTGTCTAAATACTTAACCAGAATAGGACAAGAACAAATAATATGTGCATAATTTCATGTTGCCTATtgaaaaacaaagtttaaacaaataaaataatcatttgaATATCAATATGATAGTCAACATAAAACGTGAATAATCTATCttctaaaatgataaatatacaaacaaataaacaaataaaacatataaataataataaagtggttattaaaaaaatgagctcaaatacatattatataagtTAAGATAAACAATTCAATAAAGTTTACCTTGCTAGAAGGGTTACATAATTCTACTTGTAAAATGAGGTGCTTTATACCAGATTATCAAAGTACAATGTTGAGCAGTGTATACACGTGACAGGTCTATAAATAGGTCACGAACACGTGACAAAGATATCAAAAATCAGAGTTCATCAAAGGTTGATAAGTTAGCCCTATATTGATGTTATATAGgttaacaatatataatatgaacACTGTCTAGCTGTTATCCACAAAACAGTATATTAGCATGTCTTCTTAAATCTATAACCTTTCAAAATAATTCTCAAAGAGGGATGAATATATGCTATGTATGtttattccccatttccattctcaattttattatgaagATGTCATTAACTAAGTAAAGCTGTACATTACAATAAATGCCTTCACAACATACATATATTATGTTCTGTAATGAAATTGTATCAACAGGCTGTATGTTTTCGGACAAATTCTGCTactttaatatcattttaatcctgtgtttatttatcaatcaatcGTGTATGACAAAAGTAGAATTAAACGAATATCAATTTcatggaaaactaaaaaatggaATATGCCTTTCaattggtaaaatcaaaagctcaaacactttAAAGAAGATCATCGGTATAAGTTTCCCGagatagatttttttcaaactttgccaaaatgaagtTTTTACTTTGCTCttttagtaaaatataagaataaggATAGGTACCGTGCTATTTTTCTAGCTATGATTCGTTGAATATTGCCTAAATTTGCttaaaataatcatgaaaataGACGTGTTTGCGCATAACGAGAAATCtatgacaacaatgtgtgagaAACACAACCACAGTTTTGGACATGTTACTACTTTGACGTGTaagaaacaaatttataaaatggaaaTCAAGATCggtcatttttatatgattatgtCTATTGTAAATACATCGCTTTATTCTATATTGGTATTATTTTAGTAGGTTTCTCTATATGaattacattttgaataaaaaagcatgttCACCTGAGAAAGTGTTATTCACCGCGCTAAACGTCACGCGCTTTTTACGTTACGGTAAAATGTTTCGTGAAAATTAGTCTTGGTATGTGTttgtcattaaatattttttcttttctcggaatatggaataaaacaattactgtcttttgtttcggtaaatatgggGTTTAATactgatattcacttcggccgtcggcctcagtgaatatcagtttttcaaaagtcaacaaAACTGCATATTTACCttatcaaaagacagtaattgtttaGTATTTCGAACGGAGCGCCACCAGTTCATTGAAAGGATAAGTATATCCTGTCATTCCGTCGTCGTAAGATCGTGTAACGAAAAAATCTCTGGTTAAATGAAACAcagatcaaaataaaacatgcaaaaaaTAATGTCGGTCAGACTATCACTCATTATCGGTAATTTGTacattttccctttgatcttactgcctaatatcaacgtactggctgtatcactgaaaatattaggcaatacacTGCGTGACGTCATAACATTGCGTGACGTCATTATTacagataaacagaataatagatagttttgtttttgatactgactatatcatgtagAATATCTTAAATCGCCCTTACGGGCTCGTATAGATATCCACATGATATTGTCAGTATCAAAACCTGAAATacctattattttatatatatatatgtattgtgtacttttataaaatgttttagttagcattatatagagaataatacatggcaaaatccgtatcatatgtcgtatcatcccgagacatcaatatcagcccgagggcccttaggcccgagggatgatattggtcgagggtgatacggcatgtgatacggattttgccatgtattatacgctttatcatatatcatgtatatttcaacagaagagttttatattatattgaactgttttctgatccatagcactgggttaccttcagttctgcttttgtcttgtttcaaagctttaaaataactgctcaattatttatacgaagcacctaggttaccttacaatctgttggtttttttttttttaatatttgaatttttttttattttttttttaatagaaaaaaattcttaagcaaaaaaaaaaaccaaaaaactgacttaagcttaaaaaaaaaaaaaaaaaaaaaaaaaaggtatgcgatacgggttttaccatgcgatacggggtatgcgatacagggtaggtgatacagactggaaaaaagaacctttattagatatacaaaatagctgtattttgtactaaatatatgataaatttgtttattaaacttTTATAGCTTAAATGGAATATTGAtactaaatataattttatctgATATTTAACAGACTATCCGGcctattaaagttatattgttttgatctgagcg
This Mytilus trossulus isolate FHL-02 chromosome 14, PNRI_Mtr1.1.1.hap1, whole genome shotgun sequence DNA region includes the following protein-coding sequences:
- the LOC134697601 gene encoding uncharacterized protein LOC134697601; this encodes MLSFKAGFQIAYLVDGGTTGVMRSGRIRKDTRGKGVLGKLKQFIMEQNTSLTHVVFTTGTNVPTIYQEIRNGAYQFVAKRICVFYQANKHALKEHLPEKETLERTKVLNQNDLIQTIKDRDFYSQMFKDNRLIIDTVPYRLMESNVPLILMGRTKAVASYLDNNKNSIITFGSYFKLSNGEIFCNLDIYGDVGKALAHHISIHIKHFVEHITDIFTIEVRCHESSPFIDNALLENGLMLVPVGKFDRKELICVEKSFPQNAKQARL